DNA sequence from the Streptomyces sp. HUAS 15-9 genome:
GCGCCGTACTGGCGAAGCTCGGCGCCCGGGACCGCACCCAGGCGGTGATCACGGCGTACGAGTCGGGTTTCGTGGCTCCCGGCTGATCCGGTGCGCCCGCGGGTCCGGGGCGGCCCGGGACTCGCCGGGCTCCGCCGTGCCGAGTACGATCCGCCCAACACGCGCACGAGCTGGGAGGACGGACGTTGGGGCGGCTGACCGGCGGCGATCCCTCGCTGCTGCGAAGGATCAATTCCGCGGTGGTGCTGCACGCGCTGCGGGCCACGGACTGTGCGACGCTCACCGAGATCACCCGGGTCACCGGACTGTCCCGGCCGACCGTCGAGGGCGTCGTCGAGGGGCTCATCGAGGGCGGTCTCGTCGTCGAGAAGGCGGCAGAGGAGGGCGTCACCCGGCGTCAGGGGCGGCCCGCGCGGCGGTTCCGGTTCCGGGCCGAGGCCGGGCATCTGCTGGGCCTGGAGATCGGGGCACACCGCGTCGCCGCGCTCCTGGCCGACCTCGACGGCCGGGTGCTGGGCGCACAGGCCAAGGAGGTCGACGAGACCGCCGACGCGGACGAGCGTCTGGAGCGGCTGCGGACGGCCGTCGCCGAACTGCTGCGCCGAGCCGGGGTCGCGCGCGGCTCACTGCGTGCGGTGGGCGTCGGCACACCGGGGATCGTCGAGGCCGACGGCACCGTGCGGCTCGGCACCGCGCTGCCCCAGTGGACGGGCCTGCGGCTCGGCGAGCGGCTCAGCCGTTCCTTCAAGTGCCCGGTCCTGGTCGAGAACGACGCCAACGCCGCGGCCGTCGCCGAGCACTGGAAGGGCGCCGCGACCGAGTCGGACGACGTCGTGTTCGTCCTGGCGGGGCTGAGCCCGGGCGCCGGTTCGCTGATCGGCGGGCGGCTGCACCGCGGGTACGGCGGGGCGGCCGGTGAGATCGGCGCGCTGCATCTGCTGGGCCGGGAGGCGACCCCGGAGACGCTCCTGTCCACCACGGACGAGCCGCTGCACCCGCTGGACGAACAGGCGGTGGCGGAGGTGTTCGCGCTCGCGCGCGAGGGCGACAAGCGGGCCCGCGCGGCCGTCGACCGTTTCATCCAGCGGCTGGTCCACGACGTGGCGGCGCTGGTCCTGGCCCTCGACCCGGAGCTGGTCGTCGTCGGCGGCTGGGCGGCCGGCCTGGACGGCGTGCTGGAGCCGCTGCGCCATGAACTGGCCCGCTACTGTCTGCGGCCCCCCAAGGTGACGCTCTCCCTGCTGGGCGAGGCGGCCGTGGCCACGGGCGCCCTGCGGCTGGCCCTGGACCATGTGGAGGAGCAGCTGTTCGCGGTGGAGGGCACGGTGACCGCGCGACGTTGACTCCGGCCGCGGTGACCGCGCGCGGCTGACTCCGGGGTGACGGGTACTGCGTACGGCTGCTGCGGAAAGTCGGCTGCCACCGGTGAAGGCGCGCCGCACGCGACACCGGCCCGGCGGCACGACCCGAGCACCGACGAGGCGTCCCCGTCGGCTCCAGGAGCGATGCGCCAGGCCCGACAGCTGCCGAGCGGCGTCGGCCCCGGTCCGCCCGTGGATGTCGCACCGACGGCTGGGAAACGCGCCGCGCCCCGGTGGGTTCCGGGGCGCGGTCGGTGCGTGTCGGGGCGGGAGGTGCCGCGGGGTTACGAGGCCTGCCGCTCGGGTCCGTGGTGGATCTCCACACCGCCGGAGTCGCCGAAGGTCAGCCGGCAGGTGTCCGCGCGGTAGGTGGCGACGGAGAGCGCCGCGGTGCGTCCCTCGGCGAAGAAGCGGGTGGTGACGACGAGGACGGGCGCGCCGGGGAGGCGGTCGAGTTCCTTGGCGTCGTCGGCGCGGGCCGAGCCGAGTTCCACGGAGCGGTCCTGGCCCTCCAGCTCCAAGCGCTGCAGCTCGCGCAGGACGGCACGCGCGCGTGCGGTGCCGTTCGGTGCGTCGATCGCCGACAGGTCGGGCACCGAGGAGGCCGGGATGTAGAGCAGTTCGGCGGCGACCGGCCGGCCGTGGGAGACGCGGGAGCGGCGCACGGTGTGCACGGGCTCCTCGGGGTCGGTCCCCAGGGCGGCGGCGACGGTGGCGGGCGGCGCTGTCCGCGTGCTGTCGGCGGGCTGCCAGGCGTCACCGGCGGCGCCCGGCCAGACGTGCTGCTCGGCGCCGACGGACACGCCGACGCGCGGCGGTGCGACGGTCGTCCCCACGCCGCGGCGGCGCTGCAGCCGGCCTTCCAGCTCGAGCTGTTCGAGGGCCTGGCGGAGCGTGGCGCGGGCGACGCCGAAGCGGGCGGCGAGGTCGCGCTCGTTGGGCAGGATCTCGCCGACCGAGAACTCGGAGTCGAGTGCCTCGCTGAGCACGGTCTTGAGGTGCCAGTACTTCGGTTCCGGTACCGATTCCAGCTGCGTGGTCCCCACCCTGTCCTCCGCAATCGCCGTGGTCCGGCGGCGTTTTTGGCGCCCTTGTTTATTAAAGGTTGTTGCACTTATCTGCGACCATAGGGCGGCCCCCACCCTTGGTCAAGACCAATCCTCGATCCCTTACGCACCGCACAGGACCAGCGCCGCGGAGCGTTCATGAGGCGTTCTCACGAGGCCGTGTTCGTGACATCGCGGCAAAGCTCCCGTCGCACGACGGGGCCTCGGGCGGTACGGGTCAGCGGGCGGGCAGGGACCGCAGCTTGTCGGGGTTGCGGATGATGTACACCGCGCGGACGACGCCGTCGGCGGCGTCGATCTGCAGCACGCTGTCGGGCTTGTCCCCGGACACGGCCAGCGCCGCGACGCCGCCGTTGACCTCCAGGAGGCGGAAGGACAGCCCGGCTCCGTCCTTGCGCGCGGCGCCGATGACGAACCGGCCCACCTTGTCGGCGGTCTCCAGGATCCGCAGCGGTGCCCTCGCCTTGCCGCCGCTGTCGCCGACCAGGCGGACGTCGGGGGCCAGCAGTGACATCAGGCTCTCGAGGTCGCCCTCGGCAGCCGCGGCAAGGAACCGCTCCGTCAGGTCCCGGCGCTGGGCCGGGTCGACCTCGTAGCGCGGCCGCCGCTCGTCGACGTGCCGGCGGGCCCGCCCGGCGAGTTGACGCACCGCCGCCTCGCCGCGGTCGAGCATGGCCGCGATGTCGGCGTACGGATAGGCGAACGCCTCGCGCAGGACGAACACGGCGCGCTCCAGCGGGGACAGCGACTCCAGCACGACGAGCACGGCGAGGGAGACGGAATCGGCCAGCACGGCGCGCTCCGCCGTGTCCGGGACGGTGTCGCCGAAGTCGGTGACGTACGGCTCGGGGAGCCACGGGCCGACGTACGCCTCGCTACGGGCCCGGATCTGGCGGAGCCGGTCGATGGCCAGCCGGGTGGTGACGCGCACCAGATAGCCGCGCGGTTCGCGCACGTCGCCGCGGTCCGCGCCGGACCAGCGCAGCCAGGCGTCCTGGACGACGTCCTCAGCGTCGGCCACCCGGCCTAGCATGCGGTAGGCGACGCCCATGAGAACGGGACGGTGCTCCTCGAAGACGTCGGTCACGGTGTCGGCGCTCACGCCTCCATCCCATCCGACACAAGGCGTGCTGTCCAGGCGGAATCGACCCGTCCAGGGCGCGTCGGCACCACAATGATCGGCGGACCGTCGGCGGTCGGCGGACCGGGCACGGGAGGTGGCCGATGAGGTACGCGGTGCTGGGCACGGGTGAGGTGGGCCGCACGCTGGGTGGCAAGCTGGTGCGGTTGGGGCACGAGGTGACCCTGGGTTCGCGTACGAAGGACAATCCGGCCGCTCTGGAGTGGGCGCGGGAGGCGGGTGCCGGGGCGAGTGCCGGGACGTTCGCGCAGGCGGCCGCGGCCGCCGAGGTGATCGTGAACGCCGTGGGCGGCCGGGTGGCGCAGGCGGCTCTGGAGGCGGCGGGCGCGGCGCATCTCGACGGCAAGGTGGTCGTCGACGTGTCCAACCCGCTGGCGTTCGAGGAGGGTCAGTTGCGGCTGGACCCGGTCGAGTCGGACAGCGTGGGCGAGCGGCTCCAGCGGGCCTTCCCGCACGCGCGCGTGGTGAAGACGCTGAACACCGTCAACTGCCAGGTGATGGTGGATCCGGCGCGGGTGCCGGGCGAGCACCAGATGTTCCTGTGCGGCGAGGACGCCGACGCCAAGGAGCAGGTGACGGCCCTGCTCGGCGAGTTCGGCTGGCCGGCCGAGAGAGTGCTGGACCTGGGCGGTATCCGGGCGGCGCGTTCCCTGGAGATGTATCTGCCGCTGTGGATGAATCTGATGCAGAGCCTCGGCCACGCCGACTTCAACGTGCAGGTCCGCACGGCGCGTTGAGACCCCTGCCGCGGCGCGACACGCCGCAACTGGGGGCTACCCGCCGGTAGCAATTGCTGACAAGCTGTCTACGGCGTCCATCGGCCAGTCCAGACGAGGAGCAACCCCATGTCCGCCACCGTCTCCTTCACGGTCCCCTCCGCGCACGGCCAGCGGCCGGTGACCGTCTCCTACGCGCGCGTGGGGGACGGCGACCCGCTGGTCCTGCTGCACGGCATCGGCCACCACCGCCAGGCCTGGGACCCCGTGGTGGACATCCTCGCGACCGAGCGCGATGTGATCGCCGTGGACCTGCCCGGCTTCGGCGCGTCCCCGGCCCTGCCGGACGGCCTCGCCTACGACCTGCCCACCACCAACTCCGTGCTCGCCGCCCTGTTCGAGGCACTGGATCTGGACCGCCCGCACGTGGCGGGCAACTCCCTGGGCGGCCTGCTGGCCCTGGAGCTGGGCCGCGAGAAGCTCGTACGGTCCGTCACCGCCCTGTCCCCCGCCGGGTTCTGGTCGGAGGCCGAGCGGCTGTACGCGTTCGGCGTCCTCATCGCGATGCGGCGGATCTCCCAGCAGCTCCCGGTGCCGCTGGTCGAGCGACTGGCCCGCACGGCGGCCGGCCGGACGGCCCTGACGAGCACCATCTACGCCCGTCCGGCCCGCCGTTCACCCGAGGCCGTGGTCGCCGAGACGCTCGCGCTGGCCCAGGCCACCGGGTTCGACGCGACGCTGCGGGCCGGTGCCTCCGTCCAGTTCACCGACGACCTCCCGGGGATCCCGGTCACCGTGGGCTGGGGCACCAAGGACTGGCTGCTGGTGCGCCGCCAGGGCGTCCGCGCCAAGCAGGTCATCCCCCAGGCCCGGCTGGTGCGGCTGCCGGGCTGCGGGCACTGCCCGATGAACGACGACCCGGCGCTCGTCGCCCGTGTGATCCTCGACGGCAGCCACTGACCGGCGCCGGATCCCCGTCGACGCCCCCGAGCCCAGGGCGACTCCGGCGCCCACCAGGGCGCTGCCCACGGCCTGGGCGAGACCGTAGGAGCCGGTTCCGGCGAACGGGGCGGTGCAGGCGGCCGCCACCGGGATGAGCCCGGAGAAGAGCGTGGCGCGCTCCGCGCCGATCCGCTGCATGCCCATGTACCAGCACACGAAGCCGACGACCGTGACGACCGCCGCCTGCCAGAGCAGCGCGGCGGCCTCGGTGGCGTCGGGGCGCCGCAGCCACCCGTCCCCGTCGAGGACGACGCCGGCGAGGGCCGACTCGGCGGCGGCGACGGCGCTCACCGTGGCGGACAGCAGCCGAGGTCCCAGCCGCCGCAGCACGGGGACCGCGAGGACCGCGAACCCGACCTCACCGGCCAGGGCACAGGCGGAGAAGGCGATCCCGGCCGCGTCGGTACGGCCCCACCCCTGCACGGTGAACGCGCCGACGGCGACCAGCAGCGCGCCGTACAGCACGACGCGCTGTGGACGGCGGCCGTCGAGGAGCGGGACGACGACCGCGACCACCACGGGAGCGCAGCCCACGAAGACACCCGGTACGGCAGGCTCGGCGGTGCGCTCGGCGGCGATGACGGCCAGGTTGAAGCCGACCATGCCGACGGCCGCGAGCAGGGCCAGGCGGGCCCACTGGCGGGGTGCGAGCACGCGCAGGCGCTGCGTCGACCCCCGCCCGGCGAGCGGCAGGAGCAGCAGAGCGGCCAGTCCGTAGCGCAGGCACTGGCCGCCCGCGTACGGGTAGTCGCCGAGCAGGCTGTTGGCGGTGAAGGAGCCTCCGACGAGCACGCAGGCGAATGCGGCGAGCAGGGCACCGCGACGGGTGGCGTTCATGACGTCGACGCTAGGGAGGGCGGCGGCCCGGTTTAAGGTCCATTTCCATGACGTCATCGGGGACCAATCCGGGCGGGCTGACGGGCACCGCCGCATGGGAACTGCTGCTCCCGGCCGCATCGGCGCCGCCACGCGCGCGTGGCCGCGCCCTCCAGGCGGCACTGCGCGAGGCGATCCGCTCGGGGCGGCTCGCGCCGGGCACCCGGCTGCCGTCGAGCCGGGACCTCGCGGCCGATCTCGGGGTGTCGCGCGGGCTGGTCACCGAGGCGTACGAGCAGCTGACGGCCGAGGGCTATCTGCGCAGCGACCGGGGAGCGGGCACGTGGGTGGGCGGCGGTGTCCGTGCGGCCTCGCCCCGCGCGCGTGACCTGGCGCCGCGGTCCCCCGGCGCGCGCGCCGACTTCGTGCCCGGGACACCGGACCTGTCGCTGTTCCCGCGCGCCGCGTGGGCCGCGGCGCAGCGGGCGGTGCTGGCGGACCTGCCGCACCACGACCTCGGCTACCCCGACCCACGCGGACTGCCCCGGCTGCGCTCCGCCCTCGCCGAACTGCTGGGCCGACGCCGGGGCGTGGCCGCCGACCCGGAGCGGATCGTGGTCGTCTCGGGCGTCGCGCAGGCCACGACCCTGCTCGGATTCGTGCTCCACGCGCGCGGGATGCGCACGGTCGGCGTCGAGGACCCGGGCAGCCCACAGCACGAGGCCCTGTACACCGCGGCCGGCATGGGCACCGTACCGCTGCCCCTGGACGACGAGGGCCTGGCCCCGGACCCCCTGCGTGCCTCGGGCGTCCGGGCCGTGGTGACGACGCCGGCCCACCAGTTCCCCACCGGTATCGCGTACTCGGCGCGGCGGCGCACCGAGTTGCTCGACTGGGCTCGGTCGGTGGACGGGCTC
Encoded proteins:
- a CDS encoding ROK family transcriptional regulator, with translation MGRLTGGDPSLLRRINSAVVLHALRATDCATLTEITRVTGLSRPTVEGVVEGLIEGGLVVEKAAEEGVTRRQGRPARRFRFRAEAGHLLGLEIGAHRVAALLADLDGRVLGAQAKEVDETADADERLERLRTAVAELLRRAGVARGSLRAVGVGTPGIVEADGTVRLGTALPQWTGLRLGERLSRSFKCPVLVENDANAAAVAEHWKGAATESDDVVFVLAGLSPGAGSLIGGRLHRGYGGAAGEIGALHLLGREATPETLLSTTDEPLHPLDEQAVAEVFALAREGDKRARAAVDRFIQRLVHDVAALVLALDPELVVVGGWAAGLDGVLEPLRHELARYCLRPPKVTLSLLGEAAVATGALRLALDHVEEQLFAVEGTVTARR
- a CDS encoding GntR family transcriptional regulator; its protein translation is MGTTQLESVPEPKYWHLKTVLSEALDSEFSVGEILPNERDLAARFGVARATLRQALEQLELEGRLQRRRGVGTTVAPPRVGVSVGAEQHVWPGAAGDAWQPADSTRTAPPATVAAALGTDPEEPVHTVRRSRVSHGRPVAAELLYIPASSVPDLSAIDAPNGTARARAVLRELQRLELEGQDRSVELGSARADDAKELDRLPGAPVLVVTTRFFAEGRTAALSVATYRADTCRLTFGDSGGVEIHHGPERQAS
- a CDS encoding RNA polymerase sigma-70 factor — its product is MSADTVTDVFEEHRPVLMGVAYRMLGRVADAEDVVQDAWLRWSGADRGDVREPRGYLVRVTTRLAIDRLRQIRARSEAYVGPWLPEPYVTDFGDTVPDTAERAVLADSVSLAVLVVLESLSPLERAVFVLREAFAYPYADIAAMLDRGEAAVRQLAGRARRHVDERRPRYEVDPAQRRDLTERFLAAAAEGDLESLMSLLAPDVRLVGDSGGKARAPLRILETADKVGRFVIGAARKDGAGLSFRLLEVNGGVAALAVSGDKPDSVLQIDAADGVVRAVYIIRNPDKLRSLPAR
- a CDS encoding NADPH-dependent F420 reductase, encoding MRYAVLGTGEVGRTLGGKLVRLGHEVTLGSRTKDNPAALEWAREAGAGASAGTFAQAAAAAEVIVNAVGGRVAQAALEAAGAAHLDGKVVVDVSNPLAFEEGQLRLDPVESDSVGERLQRAFPHARVVKTLNTVNCQVMVDPARVPGEHQMFLCGEDADAKEQVTALLGEFGWPAERVLDLGGIRAARSLEMYLPLWMNLMQSLGHADFNVQVRTAR
- a CDS encoding alpha/beta fold hydrolase → MSATVSFTVPSAHGQRPVTVSYARVGDGDPLVLLHGIGHHRQAWDPVVDILATERDVIAVDLPGFGASPALPDGLAYDLPTTNSVLAALFEALDLDRPHVAGNSLGGLLALELGREKLVRSVTALSPAGFWSEAERLYAFGVLIAMRRISQQLPVPLVERLARTAAGRTALTSTIYARPARRSPEAVVAETLALAQATGFDATLRAGASVQFTDDLPGIPVTVGWGTKDWLLVRRQGVRAKQVIPQARLVRLPGCGHCPMNDDPALVARVILDGSH
- a CDS encoding PLP-dependent aminotransferase family protein, with protein sequence MTSSGTNPGGLTGTAAWELLLPAASAPPRARGRALQAALREAIRSGRLAPGTRLPSSRDLAADLGVSRGLVTEAYEQLTAEGYLRSDRGAGTWVGGGVRAASPRARDLAPRSPGARADFVPGTPDLSLFPRAAWAAAQRAVLADLPHHDLGYPDPRGLPRLRSALAELLGRRRGVAADPERIVVVSGVAQATTLLGFVLHARGMRTVGVEDPGSPQHEALYTAAGMGTVPLPLDDEGLAPDPLRASGVRAVVTTPAHQFPTGIAYSARRRTELLDWARSVDGLILEDDYDGDFRYDRAPVGALQGLDPERVAYTGSVSKSLAPGLRLGWLLVPEWLADEVVERKRTMDLGHPSLDQALFARFLEHGDYDRQLRRCQRAYRERRDVLVAALEEHFPRARVSGIAAGLHAIAELPRRYGPEERFLERMAAAGVAVRPLSACAHARADASGVRLVLGYAHLSPAQIRAGVRLMAEALAR